The following proteins come from a genomic window of Maribacter sp. HTCC2170:
- the rnr gene encoding ribonuclease R — translation MSKKKKKARNHRKNEITKGIFTVLEKEPKKSFTYKQIAARIGVNDANERNQLIKKLTELKESKRILEETRGHFKATASTKTYHTGIVDITGRGNAYIVIEGMDEDVFVPFNKLRKAFHKDTVEVYIFPRRNGKKLEGEITKVVKRNKTTFVGIVDMQKTFAFIRPSDFRMYTDIFVPKEKIGKAEDGDKVVVEITEWPDKASSPFGTITSILGKPGEHHTEIHSILAEYGLPYEFPYEVEQYANTLDTSIKAEEIAKRRDMREVLTFTIDPKDAKDFDDALSFEILENGNYEIGIHIADVSHYLKPDTILDEEAYDRATSVYLVDRVVPMLPEVLSNNACSLRPNEEKYTFSAIFELDDKAIIKNQWFGRTVIDSNERFAYEEAQYIIENGNGSIPNEISIRGNGYSVSEDIVNATLTLDRLAKIMRSKRMQQGAISFDKVEVRFNLNKNNEPESVYFKEAKDANKLIEEFMLLANRKVAEFIGKQKPKKTFIYRIHDDPNEEKLMALNGIISRFGHKLNFKDKKSISASLNQLLEDVKGQKEQNLVDTLAIRSMSKAIYTTDNIGHYGLAFDYYSHFTSPIRRYPDVMVHRLLQHYLDEGKSAKEEIYEDKCKHSSDMENLAANAERDSIKYMQIKFMQDHQDKEFIGVISGVTEWGIYVEIIENKCEGMVRIRDIKGDYYIFDEKQYAIVGERTKNTYQLGDEVIVMVKNTDLIKRHLDFSLIGKNE, via the coding sequence ATGTCCAAGAAAAAGAAAAAAGCTAGAAACCATAGAAAAAACGAAATAACAAAAGGAATTTTTACAGTACTTGAAAAAGAACCAAAAAAAAGCTTTACATATAAACAAATTGCCGCCAGAATTGGTGTTAATGACGCCAATGAACGTAATCAATTAATAAAAAAACTTACCGAACTCAAAGAATCAAAGAGAATTTTAGAAGAAACTAGAGGACATTTTAAAGCAACAGCGTCCACTAAAACCTATCATACTGGTATTGTTGATATTACAGGTAGAGGAAATGCTTATATAGTTATAGAAGGAATGGATGAAGATGTTTTTGTTCCGTTCAATAAATTAAGAAAAGCCTTTCATAAAGATACTGTAGAGGTATATATATTTCCAAGAAGAAACGGTAAGAAACTAGAAGGTGAAATAACCAAGGTGGTGAAAAGAAATAAAACCACTTTTGTTGGTATTGTAGACATGCAAAAGACCTTTGCTTTTATAAGACCATCGGATTTTAGAATGTATACTGATATTTTTGTTCCAAAAGAAAAAATAGGTAAAGCTGAGGATGGTGATAAGGTTGTTGTTGAAATTACTGAATGGCCAGATAAAGCAAGTTCACCTTTTGGAACTATTACAAGTATTCTTGGTAAACCAGGTGAACATCATACAGAGATACATTCCATTTTAGCGGAGTATGGTTTACCTTATGAATTTCCTTATGAAGTTGAGCAATATGCCAATACACTGGATACCTCAATAAAAGCAGAGGAAATTGCTAAAAGAAGGGACATGAGAGAGGTGCTTACCTTTACAATTGATCCTAAAGATGCCAAGGATTTTGATGATGCACTTTCATTTGAAATTTTAGAGAACGGAAATTATGAAATTGGTATTCATATTGCAGATGTATCTCATTATTTAAAACCGGATACTATTCTAGACGAGGAAGCTTATGATAGGGCAACTTCAGTATATCTCGTGGATAGAGTGGTTCCTATGTTGCCTGAAGTATTATCCAATAATGCATGTTCGTTAAGGCCTAATGAGGAAAAATACACGTTTTCCGCCATTTTTGAATTAGATGATAAGGCGATTATAAAGAATCAATGGTTTGGTAGAACAGTAATAGATTCAAATGAGCGGTTTGCTTATGAAGAAGCGCAATATATTATTGAAAATGGAAATGGAAGTATTCCTAACGAAATATCAATAAGAGGAAATGGGTATTCTGTTTCTGAGGATATTGTAAATGCCACTTTAACATTAGATAGGTTAGCAAAGATTATGCGTTCAAAGAGAATGCAGCAAGGTGCAATTTCATTTGATAAAGTTGAAGTAAGGTTCAATCTAAATAAGAACAATGAGCCTGAAAGTGTTTATTTTAAGGAAGCTAAAGATGCTAACAAATTAATTGAGGAATTTATGTTATTGGCCAATAGAAAAGTGGCCGAGTTTATAGGAAAACAAAAACCTAAGAAAACCTTTATTTATAGAATCCATGATGATCCAAATGAGGAAAAATTAATGGCTTTAAATGGTATTATCTCTAGGTTTGGGCATAAACTTAACTTTAAGGATAAAAAATCGATCAGTGCTTCTTTAAACCAGCTTCTTGAGGATGTTAAAGGTCAAAAAGAACAGAATTTAGTAGATACCTTGGCTATACGAAGTATGAGTAAGGCAATTTATACAACAGATAATATTGGGCATTATGGTTTAGCCTTTGATTACTACTCGCATTTTACCTCACCTATTCGCCGATATCCAGATGTTATGGTGCATAGATTACTGCAGCATTATTTAGATGAGGGTAAATCCGCTAAAGAAGAGATTTACGAGGATAAATGCAAGCACTCTTCAGATATGGAAAACCTAGCGGCTAACGCCGAGCGCGATTCTATTAAATATATGCAGATAAAATTCATGCAAGACCATCAAGATAAAGAGTTTATAGGTGTTATCTCTGGTGTTACCGAATGGGGTATTTATGTGGAGATTATTGAGAACAAGTGTGAAGGTATGGTTAGGATACGAGATATAAAAGGTGATTATTATATCTTTGATGAAAAACAATACGCTATTGTTGGTGAAAGAACTAAGAATACATATCAATTAGGTGATGAAGTCATTGTAATGGTAAAAAATACAGATTTAATTAAACGTCATCTTGACTTTTCACTCATCGGAAAGAACGAATAA
- the rpiB gene encoding ribose 5-phosphate isomerase B has translation MKISIGNDHAGTEYKLAIIGLLKSMNIEVSNYGTDGTDSVDYPDFVHPVAKDVEEGKVNYGIIICGSGNGASMTANKHQKIRCALCWNKEIVQLAREHNDANILSLPARFLSLAQALEMVKVFLNTKFEGGRHERRIEKIACS, from the coding sequence ATGAAAATTTCAATAGGTAATGATCATGCGGGAACCGAATATAAATTAGCTATAATCGGCCTTTTAAAATCAATGAATATAGAAGTTAGCAATTATGGTACCGATGGTACTGATAGTGTTGATTATCCTGATTTTGTACATCCAGTGGCTAAAGATGTAGAGGAAGGAAAAGTGAATTATGGTATAATTATATGTGGAAGTGGCAATGGTGCTTCAATGACGGCGAATAAACATCAAAAGATACGATGTGCACTTTGTTGGAATAAAGAAATTGTTCAACTTGCCCGTGAACATAACGATGCTAATATATTAAGCCTTCCAGCACGGTTTCTTTCACTAGCTCAGGCCTTGGAAATGGTAAAGGTTTTCTTGAACACTAAATTTGAAGGAGGTAGACATGAACGACGTATCGAAAAAATAGCATGTTCTTGA
- a CDS encoding cation diffusion facilitator family transporter produces MAHNHNHSHAHTELKGKNLLISIFLNILITVSQVIGGLISGSLSLLSDALHNFSDVLSLIVSYGATLLSKKKASSNKTFGYKRAEIIAAFVNASTLIIVAVILIIEAIERFMEPREIESDLVIWLSLLGIAANGFSVLLLKKDADRNMNMKSAYLHLLTDMMASVAVLVGGLLMKFYQMYWVDPTLTLVIALYLIYMGYDLLKESTKVLMLFTPNTIHVKNIVETISKINPIKNVHHVHIWQLNEDEVHLEAHIDFLEDIKISEFDVVLDKIEEEMYHKYGINHVNIQPEFGKCDAKQIIVQD; encoded by the coding sequence ATGGCACATAACCACAATCATTCCCATGCCCATACAGAGTTAAAAGGTAAAAACCTTCTTATTTCTATTTTTCTTAATATTCTTATCACTGTTTCTCAGGTGATAGGAGGGTTAATTTCCGGTAGCTTATCATTATTATCTGATGCCTTGCATAATTTCAGTGATGTATTATCACTTATTGTTAGTTACGGGGCAACACTTCTCTCTAAAAAGAAAGCATCAAGTAATAAAACATTTGGTTATAAACGAGCAGAAATAATAGCTGCGTTCGTAAATGCATCAACATTGATTATTGTGGCCGTTATTTTGATTATTGAGGCTATCGAACGTTTTATGGAACCACGGGAAATTGAATCTGACTTAGTTATATGGTTATCTCTTTTAGGAATTGCAGCAAACGGTTTTAGTGTTTTATTATTGAAAAAAGACGCTGATCGTAATATGAACATGAAATCAGCTTATTTACATCTATTGACCGATATGATGGCCTCAGTTGCTGTTTTAGTTGGTGGGTTGTTAATGAAATTTTATCAAATGTATTGGGTTGACCCAACATTGACATTGGTTATTGCTTTATATCTTATTTATATGGGGTACGATCTTTTAAAAGAATCTACCAAAGTTTTAATGCTGTTTACCCCAAATACCATTCATGTAAAAAATATAGTAGAGACCATAAGTAAAATAAACCCCATTAAAAATGTTCACCATGTGCATATTTGGCAATTGAATGAAGATGAGGTTCATCTTGAGGCCCATATAGATTTCTTGGAGGACATTAAGATTTCAGAATTTGATGTTGTTCTAGATAAAATAGAAGAAGAAATGTATCATAAATATGGAATAAACCATGTTAATATTCAACCGGAATTTGGAAAATGTGATGCTAAACAAATTATAGTTCAAGACTAA
- a CDS encoding GNAT family N-acetyltransferase: MVITTKKFNELTNSELYGILQLRSEVFVVEQDCVYQDLDGKDQKAVHILGIKDQKVVAYTRIFKPGDYFNEASIGRVVVKENERKYGYGYDIMNASIKAVQDNFNKTTIHLSAQTYLKKFYNSLGFKEIGEEYLEDGIPHIGMLRK, translated from the coding sequence ATGGTTATTACTACAAAAAAATTTAATGAATTAACGAATAGTGAATTGTACGGAATACTTCAATTACGCTCAGAAGTATTTGTTGTGGAGCAGGACTGTGTATACCAAGACCTAGATGGAAAAGACCAAAAAGCTGTTCATATACTTGGGATAAAGGACCAAAAGGTTGTTGCTTATACGAGGATTTTTAAACCAGGTGATTATTTTAATGAGGCAAGCATCGGTAGAGTGGTTGTTAAAGAAAATGAACGAAAATATGGTTATGGCTATGATATAATGAACGCTTCAATAAAGGCCGTTCAAGATAATTTCAATAAAACAACAATTCATCTTTCTGCCCAAACCTATCTAAAAAAATTCTATAATTCTTTAGGGTTTAAGGAAATAGGAGAAGAATATCTTGAGGATGGTATTCCTCATATAGGAATGTTGAGAAAATAG
- a CDS encoding carboxypeptidase-like regulatory domain-containing protein: protein MGFIKNVYSVLILICFITTGVSSQQTKLNGKITAINGVVIEKAEVLVKNKQRSTYSDDSGLFTIECRLKDKLIVKASGFKTKTIKVKNIIDTLNIDLVLNGDESNLELAATAGHLKGDNLILAQKYYEEKNNFGFGYTNVIDLIKGKFPQISYVNNEFIMRGNNFVATNNGSKNGAVIVINGVVSDVSVLQSIIVSNIKNIKILTGSEATRFGMGSGNGVISVSLKQN, encoded by the coding sequence ATGGGTTTTATAAAAAATGTTTATTCGGTTTTAATTTTGATTTGCTTTATAACCACAGGTGTGAGTTCCCAACAAACAAAACTTAATGGAAAAATCACCGCAATTAATGGTGTTGTTATAGAAAAAGCCGAAGTGTTGGTTAAAAACAAGCAACGGTCCACATACTCAGATGATTCAGGGTTGTTTACAATTGAATGTAGGTTAAAAGATAAGCTTATTGTTAAAGCCTCCGGGTTTAAGACAAAAACTATAAAAGTCAAAAATATAATAGACACCTTGAATATAGATTTGGTGTTGAATGGTGATGAAAGCAATCTTGAATTAGCGGCGACAGCGGGTCATCTTAAGGGTGATAATCTAATTTTGGCCCAAAAGTACTATGAAGAAAAAAACAATTTTGGTTTTGGCTACACAAATGTGATTGATTTAATAAAAGGCAAATTCCCGCAGATTAGTTATGTTAATAATGAATTTATAATGAGGGGTAATAATTTTGTCGCTACCAATAATGGTAGTAAAAATGGCGCTGTAATAGTTATTAATGGTGTGGTTTCTGATGTAAGTGTTTTACAGAGCATTATTGTTTCAAATATTAAAAACATTAAAATTTTAACCGGGTCTGAAGCTACCAGATTTGGCATGGGAAGCGGAAATGGTGTAATTTCTGTTAGTCTTAAACAAAATTGA
- a CDS encoding bestrophin family protein — protein sequence MYTKKTYSTLQMVWWTRFETIIFFIIITVCVAVYYFLDLVWLKIPWTPLALIGTAVAFVIGFQNNAAYGRIWEARKIWGGIVNTSRTFGMLVQDMVNNEHSAKPLGKEELQKEIKTLTYRHIAWMTALRHSMRESKPWETTVNHRTNQDWNIRPPELDSNLEDDLRPYISDKDLIYSINKNNKQTALLYLQSHHLRELKEQGVIWEFSFLELESILQELFTLQGKSERIKNFPYPRQFATLNHFFMWVFVLLLPLALVPQFAEIGKEFVDVYPMVGKWFVWLAIPFYVIVSWVFHTMERIGRTGENPFEGTANDVPISTIARGIEIDLRQNLGESSEDIPKQFPVRHNTQF from the coding sequence ATGTACACCAAAAAAACCTACTCCACTCTCCAAATGGTCTGGTGGACACGCTTTGAAACTATCATTTTCTTTATAATAATCACCGTTTGTGTCGCTGTTTATTATTTTCTTGATTTGGTGTGGTTAAAAATCCCTTGGACCCCTTTAGCGTTAATAGGAACAGCTGTTGCTTTTGTGATTGGTTTTCAAAACAATGCCGCCTATGGTAGGATTTGGGAAGCGAGAAAAATATGGGGCGGTATCGTAAACACTTCACGGACTTTTGGAATGCTTGTTCAAGATATGGTCAATAATGAGCATTCAGCAAAACCGTTGGGTAAAGAAGAGTTGCAAAAAGAGATAAAAACACTTACTTATCGCCATATTGCCTGGATGACTGCTCTAAGACACTCAATGCGAGAATCAAAACCTTGGGAAACTACAGTAAACCATAGAACAAATCAAGATTGGAATATTCGGCCCCCAGAACTTGACTCTAACTTAGAAGATGATCTAAGACCATATATCTCTGATAAAGATTTGATATATTCCATCAATAAAAACAATAAACAAACAGCACTTCTTTATCTGCAATCACATCATTTAAGAGAGCTTAAAGAACAAGGGGTGATTTGGGAATTCTCTTTTCTTGAGCTAGAAAGTATTTTACAGGAGCTTTTTACGCTCCAAGGTAAAAGTGAACGAATAAAAAACTTTCCTTATCCCAGGCAGTTTGCGACACTTAACCATTTTTTTATGTGGGTATTTGTACTTTTATTACCCTTGGCACTAGTGCCTCAATTTGCAGAGATTGGTAAAGAATTTGTTGATGTATATCCTATGGTTGGTAAATGGTTCGTATGGTTGGCAATTCCCTTTTACGTAATTGTATCCTGGGTCTTCCATACTATGGAAAGAATAGGCAGAACAGGTGAAAACCCTTTTGAAGGCACCGCGAATGATGTGCCTATTTCTACTATAGCAAGGGGTATAGAAATTGATTTAAGACAAAACCTGGGTGAATCAAGTGAAGATATTCCCAAACAATTTCCTGTAAGGCACAATACGCAGTTTTAG
- a CDS encoding TIGR04076 family protein, producing the protein MGKKQLREDQFELYDLSIVVEEIYGVCTCNMNVGDSFYLKSGKISLPDNTDFCLYALQSTIPLLPTKQRKNNPADWMETDSRVTCPDPECKLVMRIDREKSRVLNHDDVSPIKWKK; encoded by the coding sequence ATGGGTAAAAAACAACTTCGCGAGGATCAATTTGAGCTCTACGACCTCAGTATCGTGGTAGAAGAAATTTATGGAGTTTGCACTTGTAATATGAATGTTGGAGATTCATTCTATTTGAAAAGTGGAAAAATATCATTGCCAGATAATACTGATTTTTGTTTGTATGCGCTACAATCAACAATTCCGTTATTACCCACTAAACAACGTAAAAACAATCCGGCTGATTGGATGGAGACCGATTCAAGGGTCACATGTCCGGATCCCGAATGTAAATTGGTAATGCGTATTGATCGTGAAAAATCACGTGTATTGAACCATGATGATGTGAGCCCCATAAAATGGAAGAAATAA
- a CDS encoding Na+/H+ antiporter NhaC family protein encodes MKLDSKKEGMLPLKFYGGVLGALVPFLIFVAGVIYIALSGAPDERGFWPVLLFSISVGLILSKDRNGFSETIISGMSQKIVMIMITAWILASIIGILMTLTGFVEALIWASNLLSLNGIGFVIATFIICCIVSLSTGSSFATILICSPLLYPTGGILGSHLPTLAGAIIGGAAFGDFIAPISDTTIASALSQKAKIGKTVKSRIKYVLPATLLALVCYILSAYWFRTPGQIDQEVLSGDPKGLPMLLVPIFIIYLFLKGRHLLHGLLLGLLFGTVLGLCLGLLPWTQVISLDLENFAAKSFIIDGINRALGISIFTILLMGLVATLKASGLMGILVDFAAERTKTEKQAEGWISVVMSMAVLLTTHSIVAILMVTEFTKETGGKLGVPKIRRANLLSLIACIFPFILPYFIPVILMSNMTNTGKEFGLPQISPFQVGLFNFMSLALLIVAIITIIFGVGRRKKKMNNG; translated from the coding sequence GTGAAGCTGGATTCAAAGAAAGAGGGAATGCTCCCTCTAAAATTTTATGGTGGTGTCTTGGGCGCTTTAGTGCCCTTTTTAATTTTTGTTGCCGGTGTAATATATATAGCCTTGTCTGGGGCTCCTGATGAGCGTGGGTTTTGGCCAGTTCTACTATTCTCCATTAGCGTGGGGTTGATTTTATCAAAAGACCGCAACGGTTTTTCCGAAACTATTATTTCAGGAATGTCCCAAAAGATTGTAATGATAATGATTACTGCTTGGATTTTGGCATCAATAATAGGAATATTAATGACTTTGACAGGTTTTGTAGAAGCGCTTATTTGGGCCTCGAACTTGTTGAGTTTAAACGGAATAGGATTCGTTATAGCCACATTTATAATATGTTGTATTGTTTCCCTTTCCACTGGTTCAAGTTTTGCCACTATATTAATCTGTAGCCCACTACTCTACCCAACAGGGGGAATTTTGGGTTCCCATTTACCAACTTTGGCCGGTGCCATTATCGGTGGTGCCGCTTTTGGTGATTTTATTGCCCCAATATCCGATACGACGATTGCAAGCGCATTAAGCCAAAAAGCTAAAATCGGGAAAACCGTAAAAAGTCGAATAAAATATGTTCTTCCGGCAACGCTTTTGGCACTGGTCTGTTATATTTTAAGTGCTTATTGGTTTAGAACACCTGGTCAAATAGATCAAGAAGTTTTATCTGGAGACCCTAAAGGACTTCCTATGCTATTGGTTCCCATATTTATCATTTACCTGTTCTTAAAAGGTCGTCATTTATTGCATGGCTTACTGTTGGGTTTATTGTTTGGCACCGTATTGGGGCTCTGTCTAGGACTTCTGCCTTGGACACAGGTCATATCTTTGGATCTTGAAAACTTTGCAGCAAAAAGTTTTATTATCGATGGCATAAATAGAGCCTTGGGCATCAGCATATTCACCATTTTGTTGATGGGTCTTGTTGCGACATTGAAAGCAAGTGGGTTAATGGGAATACTTGTTGATTTTGCGGCCGAGCGAACCAAAACGGAAAAACAAGCAGAAGGTTGGATTTCTGTTGTTATGAGCATGGCGGTTTTACTTACTACCCATAGTATAGTAGCTATACTAATGGTTACTGAATTCACTAAGGAAACTGGAGGCAAACTGGGGGTGCCAAAAATTAGGAGGGCCAACCTATTAAGTCTTATAGCATGTATCTTTCCCTTTATTCTTCCGTATTTTATTCCGGTTATATTGATGTCAAACATGACCAATACAGGTAAGGAATTTGGTCTACCGCAAATAAGTCCATTTCAAGTTGGGCTTTTCAATTTTATGTCGTTGGCCCTTTTGATTGTTGCCATTATTACCATTATTTTTGGGGTTGGAAGAAGAAAAAAGAAAATGAACAATGGGTAA
- a CDS encoding aldo/keto reductase, translated as MERIELQQGYSISRVIKGGWHLAGGHGAISERQALEDMRHFVKAGITTFDCADIYTGVEELIGKFLKTYKDEISAGELEPIQIHTKYVPDYSSLATLRKEDATRIIDRSLKRLGVDRLDLVQFAWWDYSFPRYLEIAMHLTALQKSGKIRHIGVTNFDAAHIQEMLDAGVTIAANQVQYSVLDHRVEHDMLKIAQHNDIPFLCYGTVAGGFLSNRYYRSPDPKSPLENRSLVKYRLIIDEFGGYGLFQEALNVLNEIGAKYNVGIAEIASKYILQKPKVGGVIIGARNQKHLSGLKKLGHFTLKEEDLQMIERIVAQSKGPKGPFYHLERDKNGKHGAIMKYNLNKT; from the coding sequence ATGGAACGTATAGAATTGCAACAGGGTTATTCGATTTCTAGAGTCATAAAAGGGGGTTGGCACCTAGCTGGTGGGCATGGTGCTATTTCTGAACGACAGGCCCTTGAAGACATGCGCCATTTTGTTAAGGCTGGTATAACCACCTTTGATTGTGCCGATATATATACGGGAGTTGAAGAACTTATTGGCAAGTTCTTAAAAACTTATAAGGATGAAATATCCGCAGGGGAACTTGAACCCATACAAATCCACACAAAATATGTTCCCGATTACAGTTCTCTGGCGACATTAAGAAAAGAGGATGCCACACGGATAATTGATCGCTCTTTGAAACGATTAGGTGTTGACCGACTTGATTTGGTGCAATTTGCCTGGTGGGATTACAGCTTCCCCCGTTACCTTGAAATTGCAATGCACCTAACTGCTTTGCAAAAAAGTGGTAAAATAAGGCATATAGGGGTTACTAATTTTGATGCGGCCCATATTCAGGAAATGCTTGATGCTGGGGTTACAATTGCAGCGAACCAAGTACAATATTCAGTTCTTGATCATCGAGTGGAACATGATATGCTCAAAATTGCACAACACAATGACATCCCTTTTCTATGTTATGGCACTGTTGCAGGTGGATTCCTAAGTAATCGTTATTACCGCTCACCAGATCCCAAATCCCCTTTGGAAAATAGATCATTGGTAAAATACCGTTTAATAATCGATGAATTTGGAGGTTATGGGCTTTTTCAAGAAGCGCTTAATGTGTTAAATGAAATAGGAGCTAAATATAATGTGGGGATTGCTGAAATTGCCAGTAAGTATATCCTTCAAAAACCAAAGGTAGGAGGTGTTATTATTGGGGCAAGAAATCAAAAACACCTAAGTGGATTAAAGAAATTGGGCCATTTTACGCTTAAGGAAGAGGATTTGCAAATGATAGAACGTATTGTCGCACAAAGTAAAGGGCCTAAAGGACCTTTCTATCATCTTGAACGGGATAAAAATGGAAAGCATGGCGCCATAATGAAATATAACCTAAACAAAACCTAA